The Ananas comosus cultivar F153 linkage group 7, ASM154086v1, whole genome shotgun sequence genome has a window encoding:
- the LOC109713099 gene encoding metal transporter Nramp6-like: MPPPTADIVLPSPVPSASSSPPPPPPPHHKSPSPPSYFPIRLLSAPMAENEEEAAAAAEEELSLLPIQPLESKRRVANEDDDGEERAYEAREKIVVAVDGEGEGDEDADEEGGGGGGSVPPFSWRKLWLFTGPGFLMSIAFLDPGNLEGDLQAGAIAGYSLLWLLLWATAMGLLIQMLSARLGVATGRHLAELCREEYPTWARLALWFMAEVAMIGADIQEVIGSAIAIKILSRGFLPLWAGVVITAMDCFIFLFLENYGVRKLEAVFALLIATMAFSFAWMFGEIKPSGKELLMGILIPKLGSKTIRQAVGVVGCVIMPHNVFLHSALVQSRKVNPKKETRIREAIRYYSIEATVALIVSFMINLFVTTVFAKGFYGTKEAGSIGLENAGQYLQKKFGGGLFPILYIWGVGLLAAGQSSTITGTYAGQFIMGGFLNLRLKKWVRSLITRSFAIVPTIIVALFFDRSDSALDTLNEWLNVLQSVQIPFALVPLLTLVSKEQVMGVFKIGTNTQIVTWMVAALLIIINGYLLLDFFSSEIRGLLLGSFVSAAIAIYASFIIYLILRGSEFSTRLFSEIRKRFL, from the exons ATGCCTCCTCCTACCGCGGACATCGTACTCCCCTCGCCCGTCCCCAGCGCCTCCtcttcgcctcctcctcctcctcctccgcaccATAAATCCCCCTCTCCACCCTCCTACTTCCCTATCCGCCTCCTCTCCGCTCCCATGGCCGAAaacgaggaggaggcggcggcggcggcggaggaggagctctCCCTACTCCCCATCCAACCCCTCGAATCCAAGCGCCGCGTTGCGAACGAAGACGATGATGGCGAGGAGCGCGCGTACGAGGCGAGGGAGAAAATCGTGGTGGCGGTCGATGGCGAGGGGGAAGGGGACGAGGACGCGGACGaagagggaggcggcggcgggggatcTGTTCCGCCATTTTCATGGCGGAAGCTATGGCTCTTCACGGGGCCGGGGTTCCTGATGAGCATCGCGTTCTTAGATCCGGGGAATTTGGAGGGGGATCTGCAAGCGGGGGCGATCGCGGGGTACTCGCTCCTGTGGCTGCTGCTGTGGGCGACGGCGATGGGGCTCCTGATCCAGATGCTCTCGGCGAGGCTTGGCGTCGCCACGGGGCGGCACCTCGCGGAGCTCTGCCGCGAGGAGTACCCCACGTGGGCGCGCCTCGCGCTCTGGTTCATGGCCGAGGTCGCCATGATCGGGGCCGATATCCAGGAGGTGATCGGGAGCGCCATCGCCATTAAGATCCTAAGCAGAGGGTTTCTCCCCCTCTGGGCTGGGGTCGTCATCACCGCCATGGACTG CttcatttttctgtttcttGAGAACTATGGAGTAAGGAAACTAGAAGCTGTATTTGCCCTTCTCATTGCAACAATGGCCTTTTCCTTTGCTTGGATGTTTGGTGAAATCAAACCTAGTGGAAAAGAGCTTCTCATGG GTATTTTAATTCCAAAATTGGGCTCAAAAACCATAAGGCAAGCCGTTGGTGTTGTCGGCTGTGTTATTATGCCCCACAATGTCTTCCTACATTCAGCTCTTGTACAGTCAAGAAAAGTCAATCCAAAGAAAGAAACCCGTATTCGTGAAGCCATTAGATATTACTCAATCGAGGCGACTGTAGCCTTGATTGTCTCCTTCATGATTAATCTATTTGTGACAACAGTTTTTGCAAAAGGATTTTATGGTACTAAAGAAGCCGGGAGTATAGGTCTTGAAAATGCTGGACAGTATCTGCAAAAGAAATTTGGTGGGGGGCTGTTCCCTATTCTTTACATATGGGGAGTTGGGTTATTAGCTGCTGGGCAAAGTAGTACGATAACGGGCACTTATGCTGGACAATTTATAATGGGCGGGTTCTTGAATCTTCGATTGAAGAAATGGGTTAGGTCGTTGATCACTAGAAGCTTTGCAATTGTGCCGACTATCATTGTGGCTCTGTTCTTTGACAGATCTGACTCTGCACTGGATACTCTAAATGAGTGGCTTAATGTGCTCCAATCAGTTCAGATCCCATTTGCCCTTGTTCCGCTGCTGACCTTGGTATCAAAGGAGCAAGTTATGGGAGTATTTAAAATTGGTACCAACACTCAA ATTGTAACCTGGATGGTCGCTGCTTTATTGATAATAATTAATGGCTACCTCTTGTTGGATTTCTTCTCTTCTGAAATACGTGGCCTGTTGCTTGGCTCTTTTGTCTCTGCAGCTATAGCTATTTATGCCTCATTTATAATTTATCTCATTCTCCGCGGCAGTGAGTTTTCAACTCGGCTTTTCTCAGAAATCCGAAAGAGATTCTtatga
- the LOC109713100 gene encoding peamaclein-like yields MKLLYTALPLLLLLLLLLLASDHFQATMAGSAFCNGKCKVRCSKASEQERCLKYCGLCCEECRCVPPGTYGNKDRCPCYRDKFTGHGRRRRPKCP; encoded by the exons ATGAAGCTCCTCTACACCGCGttacccctcctcctcctcctcctcctcctcctcttggCCTCTGATCATTTCCAAGCCACCATGGCTGGTTCAG CATTCTGCAATGGAAAATGCAAGGTGAGGTGCTCGAAGGCGAGCGAGCAGGAGCGGTGCCTCAAGTACTGCGGGCTGTGCTGCGAGGAGTGCCGGTGCGTGCCCCCCGGGACCTACGGCAACAAGGACAGGTGCCCATGCTACCGCGACAAGTTCACGGGCCACGGCCGCAGGAGGCGCCCCAAGTGCCCCTAG
- the LOC109713119 gene encoding uncharacterized protein LOC109713119 produces the protein MEKKQGFFSALREEVARGLSPGRARSESPGRAPSQVARLFRPRRWKERYYGAGAAAAEVEVVPRYGGMRGGGGGGGGETLAPLMEGPDPGEGEEWRKEGWARWVKGHLARATSVSGGGGGGGGGSGAASSGRRSDLRLLLGVMGAPLAPIHVCAAEPLPHLSIKDTPIETSSAQYILQQYTAACGGVKLLSSIRNSYAMGKVKMVATEFESANKIIKNRHAMRSAESGGFVLWQMAPEMWYVEIVVGGSKVHAGCNGQLVWRHTPWLGAHAAKGPVRPLRRALQGLDPLTTASMFANARCIGEKKVNGEDCFILKLSADPQTLQARSEGPAEVIRHALFGYFSQRTGLLVHIEDSHLTRIQSNTCGDAVYWETTISSFIEDYRPIDGMMIAHSGRSQVTLFRFGEVAMSHTKTRMEEAWTIEEVAFNVAGLSVDCFIPPSDIKYGSIGETLDVTQGERGKTSSASSRRAKVAALERPD, from the exons ATGGAGAAGAAGCAAGGGTTCTTCTCGGCGCTCCGGGAGGAGGTGGCGCGGGGGCTGTCGCCGGGGAGGGCGAGGTCGGAGAGCCCCGGTAGGGCTCCGTCCCAGGTGGCGCGGTTGTTCCGCCCGCGGCGGTGGAAGGAGCGGTACTacggggcgggggcggcggcggcggaggtggaggtggtgCCGAGATACGGGGGCAtgaggggcggcggaggaggagggggaggggaaacGTTGGCGCCGCTCATGGAGGGGCCGGATccgggggagggggaggagtgGAGGAAGGAGGGGTGGGCGAGGTGGGTGAAGGGGCACCTCGCGCGCGCGACCTccgtctccggcggcggcggcggcggcggcggaggaagcgGCGCGGCCTCCTCCGGGCGACGCTCcgacctccgcctcctcctcggcGTCATGGGGGCGCCGCTCGCCCCCATCCACGTTTGCGCCGCCGAGCCGCTCCCGCACCTCAGCATAAAGGACACACCCATT GAAACTTCATCTGCTCAGTACATACTGCAACAGTACACGGCGGCATGTGGCGGCGTGAAGCTACTGAGCTCCATCCGGAACTCATATGCAATGGGAAAGGTGAAAATGGTGGCAACCGAGTTTGAAAGTGCGAACAAGATCATAAAGAATCGCCATGCAATGAGGTCGGCGGAATCGGGCGGCTTTGTGCTGTGGCAGATGGCGCCTGAGATGTGGTACGTTGAGATTGTAGTCGGGGGGAGCAAGGTGCATGCCGGCTGCAACGGCCAGCTCGTCTGGCGCCACACCCCCTGGCTTGGGGCCCATGCTGCCAAGGGCCCCGTCCGGCCTCTCCGTCGAGCTCTCCAG GGCCTGGATCCACTGACAACTGCAAGCATGTTTGCCAATGCTCGATGCATCggggagaagaaggtgaacggAGAGGACTGCTTCATCCTGAAGCTTTCTGCGGATCCGCAGACCCTTCAGGCTCGGAGTGAGGGCCCTGCGGAGGTCATACGGCACGCCCTATTTGGCTATTTCAGCCAGAGGACAGGGCTCCTAGTCCACATAGAGGATTCCCACCTCACACGCATCCAATCCAACACCTGTGGTGACGCCGTGTATTGGGAGACCACCATCAGTTCATTCATCGAGGATTATCGCCCAATCGACGGTATGATGATCGCCCATTCTGGCCGCTCGCAAGTCACTCTTTTCAGGTTCGGGGAAGTGGCCATGAGCCACACGAAGACCAGGATGGAGGAGGCGTGGACCATAGAGGAAGTAGCGTTCAATGTTGCCGGCCTCTCCGTTGATTGTTTCATCCCTCCGTCTGATATAAAATACGGGTCGATCGGTGAAACCTTAGATGTTACTCAAGGAGAAAGGGGGAAGACCAGTTCGGCATCTAGTCGTCGGGCTAAGGTTGCAGCTCTGGAGAGACCGGATTGA
- the LOC109713422 gene encoding uncharacterized protein LOC109713422 isoform X2, which produces MCRSSCVPSPNPNKTQTAQNPSPSSLSLSLSLSPPHLNPSKVLSLSPPHLNPSKVLPWRRFPNIVPHEVLPPTSSSRFLHRHRAAPPLVLRASSSSRPSAVAAEAEGKRPLRGIMKPRPVSPAMQALVGVPEIPRTQALKLIWAYIKQHDLQDPKNKKIIICDEKLKNLFGGRERVGFLEISGLLNPHFGK; this is translated from the exons ATGTGCCGCTCTAGCTGCGTCCCTTCCCCCAATCCAAACAAAACCCAAACCGCCCAAAACCcttccccctcctctctctctctctctctctctctctctccccctcaccTCAACCCTTCCaaggtcctctctctctctccccctcaccTCAACCCTTCCAAGGTCCTCCCATGGCGACGGTTCCCCAACATTGTTCCGCACGAGGTTCTtccccccacctcctcctcccgcTTCCTCCACCGCCACCGGGCGGCGCCTCCGCTCGTGCTACgcgcgtcgtcgtcgtcgaggcCCTCGGCCGTGGCGGCTGAGGCGGAGGGGAAGAGGCCGCTGAGGGGGATCATGAAGCCTCGGCCGGTGTCCCCGGCAATGCAAGCCCTCGTCGGGGTCCCGGAGATCCCCCGCACCCAAGCCCTAAAGCTCATCTGGGCTTACATCAAGCAACACGATCTCCAG GATCCAAAGAACAAAAAGATTATCATTTGTGATGAGAAGCTGAAAAACTTATTCGGAGGGAGAGAGCGTGTTGGGTTTCTTGAGATCTCAGGGTTGCTTAATCCGCATTTTGGAAAATGA
- the LOC109713422 gene encoding uncharacterized protein LOC109713422 isoform X3, producing MCRSSCVPSPNPNKTQTAQNPSPSSLSLSLSLSPPHLNPSKVLPWRRFPNIVPHEVLPPTSSSRFLHRHRAAPPLVLRASSSSRPSAVAAEAEGKRPLRGIMKPRPVSPAMQALVGVPEIPRTQALKLIWAYIKQHDLQLKHGQRLIERDERLNEKGNRRKKRSEILFPVYASVEFLFSKI from the exons ATGTGCCGCTCTAGCTGCGTCCCTTCCCCCAATCCAAACAAAACCCAAACCGCCCAAAACCcttccccctcctctctctctctctctctctctctctctccccctcaccTCAACCCTTCCaag GTCCTCCCATGGCGACGGTTCCCCAACATTGTTCCGCACGAGGTTCTtccccccacctcctcctcccgcTTCCTCCACCGCCACCGGGCGGCGCCTCCGCTCGTGCTACgcgcgtcgtcgtcgtcgaggcCCTCGGCCGTGGCGGCTGAGGCGGAGGGGAAGAGGCCGCTGAGGGGGATCATGAAGCCTCGGCCGGTGTCCCCGGCAATGCAAGCCCTCGTCGGGGTCCCGGAGATCCCCCGCACCCAAGCCCTAAAGCTCATCTGGGCTTACATCAAGCAACACGATCTCCAG CTTAAACATGGTCAGAGGCTTATTGAGAGAGATGAAAGACTAAACGAAAAGGGaaatagaagaaagaaaagatctGAAATACTATTTCCTGTTTATGCGTCAGTTGAATTCCTGTTCTCAAAGATCTGA
- the LOC109713422 gene encoding uncharacterized protein LOC109713422 isoform X1: MCRSSCVPSPNPNKTQTAQNPSPSSLSLSLSLSPPHLNPSKVLSLSPPHLNPSKVLPWRRFPNIVPHEVLPPTSSSRFLHRHRAAPPLVLRASSSSRPSAVAAEAEGKRPLRGIMKPRPVSPAMQALVGVPEIPRTQALKLIWAYIKQHDLQLKHGQRLIERDERLNEKGNRRKKRSEILFPVYASVEFLFSKI; this comes from the exons ATGTGCCGCTCTAGCTGCGTCCCTTCCCCCAATCCAAACAAAACCCAAACCGCCCAAAACCcttccccctcctctctctctctctctctctctctctctccccctcaccTCAACCCTTCCaaggtcctctctctctctccccctcaccTCAACCCTTCCAAGGTCCTCCCATGGCGACGGTTCCCCAACATTGTTCCGCACGAGGTTCTtccccccacctcctcctcccgcTTCCTCCACCGCCACCGGGCGGCGCCTCCGCTCGTGCTACgcgcgtcgtcgtcgtcgaggcCCTCGGCCGTGGCGGCTGAGGCGGAGGGGAAGAGGCCGCTGAGGGGGATCATGAAGCCTCGGCCGGTGTCCCCGGCAATGCAAGCCCTCGTCGGGGTCCCGGAGATCCCCCGCACCCAAGCCCTAAAGCTCATCTGGGCTTACATCAAGCAACACGATCTCCAG CTTAAACATGGTCAGAGGCTTATTGAGAGAGATGAAAGACTAAACGAAAAGGGaaatagaagaaagaaaagatctGAAATACTATTTCCTGTTTATGCGTCAGTTGAATTCCTGTTCTCAAAGATCTGA